GCAGAACCGTCAGTCCCGACCGCAATTGACGCCATCGACGACGTTTCGGGCGGATTTCCGCGCGGTGGTCGAGGCGTCGTCGACGCGACAGCCGAAACCACCGCTCGAGTCGACGATGTCCTTGCATCGACTGTAACCGCGGCGATTGCGGCTGGATACGACGTCTCACTCTCACCGACGGCCTCGCTCGAGCGGCGGACGCTTCGAGATGCGTTCCGCGAGCGTGACACTGATCACACGCTCGAGACGGCGCTTGAGGCGGATCGACTGTTCGTCATTGATCTCTTCGATGCCTGGACTGGCGAGAGTGAGAACGTCTTCGGTGTCGAGAACCGCTCACTCGGGTCGGTCAACGAGTGCATCGACCGACAGCGGGAGCGACCGCTGCTCGTTATCGGCAACATCGCTGGTGAGTGCCACGCCTTCGGTGAACAGGCCACTCGAAAGACGACCTACGACAACGACGGTGGCATGCTCGAGGCGACAGATACCGTCGTCAACGTCATCGATGAGGACGTGCCCGCGACGCTCGCGCAGTTCTACCGCGGCGCAGCGGATCAACTCGTCCGCATCGACGAAGCATCGGTTGTCGTCGCGCATGCCCCGTCTGCGGACTGACTTCGAATACGGGCTCCAAGGAACGCTTGGCACAACACCTAACATCTCGACGCTGGTTCGGGATGTATGAAGTGTTTCCACGCTCATTCGAACTACTCGGATGGCGAGTTTCTTTTCCGGATGGCTCGAGCGGCCGCAGATGCTGGTCTCGAGGGACTCGGGTTTGCCGACCACTGCAACGTCGCCTCACGTGAGAGTCCACAACAGGAACGACAACTCCTCGGCTTCAATCTGGATCTCACCTACGAGCGACGCCGGCAGGCGCTTAATGAACTCCGCGAGCAGTCCTCGATCGAGATCTACGATGCCGTCGAGATGGATTACGTTCCGCACGATGAACCTGCGATCCGTGCGTTTCTCGAGGAGGCGAACTTTGACTACACGCTCGGGAGTGTCCATCAGGTCGACGAGCAGAACGTCCAGGATGTCTCAAACTTCACTGCGCTTTCTGCTGACGAACGTGACGAGATTGTCACGCAATACTTCGACAATCTGGTCGCACTCGTCGAGTCGGAACTGTTCGACGTCGCAGCCCACGTCGACCTCCTCGAGCGCACGCCACCGCTGCGTGGCCGGTCGAAGATTGAGCAGTATCATCACGTCGCCGAGGCGTTTGCTAACTCGAGGACGGTCCCAGAAATCAACGCTGGCCGTGCGCTCACCGACGCGGCAATCGTCCATCCTGACCCCTCCTTCCTTGAAATATTACAGGAGTACGACGTGTCGGTGACGGTCGGGACGGACTCCCACGAACCGGCAGAGATCGGTAAGCGCGCAGCGTTCCTTGAGGACTTTGTCGCCGAGACTGATCTCGAGGTCGTCGAGCCGCCGTCGCTTGATTAAGACGTGTTTAGTACCGCTCCCAGCTGACGGTTGGTGCGACTTCCTCAGAAAGCAGTTGCGAGACGTGACAGCCGCGTTCGGCGATTTCGACGAGGTGTCCGACAGTGTCGTCGTCTGCGTCAGTCTCGAGTCGGATCGTCGCCTCGAGCGACTCAACGGGGCCATGGTCGGGTGTTGCAGCCGCTGTCACGGAAATCGCGTCGACAGCCACGTCTCGTTTTTCGGCCTGAAACCGCACACTCAGTGAAAGGCAGGCTGCGAGCCCACCGAGGAAGACATCGACCGGTGTCGGCCCGGTTTCCGTACCGCCGTAGTCGGCGGGTTCGTCGTACCGCCATGCGAAGGGACCTGCCTCGAGTCGCCCGGAGAGACCGCTGTCGGTCGAGGCTGTCACGGTTCGGTGGGGCATTGCTGTGGAGTGTCTCGTGTCTGCATGACTCTGCTCGAGCGAATCCTGTGCGCTCGCTACGCGGTCGTCGATCACCTCGTCTGGACCTGCGATGATGCCGATCGGGGTCCCCGGCGGCACTGACGCGCCCGCGGGAATGAATTGCTCTCGGAGCACCCCGTCTGTCGGGGCGATCACCGGGCCAGTTTCGGCCGCCGTCTCGGCGGTTGCGATGGTGTCAGCAGCCGCGACCGATTCGCCTTCACTGACGAGCCACTCGAGGAGGGTTCCCTGAGCGGCGCCGGGCTCGAGTGCGGCCATTCTGAGGAGTCGGCTCATATGTGGTGTATAAACGCCAATTGCAAAAATATCGTTGTTGACGTGTTCGACAGTGTTGCTGGCGCTGTTGCCGAAGACCAATATTGAAGAGTACTCATTTCCGCGGTTGTTCTATGATCAATCATCTGGCTTTTATAAGCCACACTCAATCCTTCACGAAAGATCCTTGGTAATCTATAGCAAAGGCTTTAGGTTTGGTAGGGCAAAATTCCGCTACGGTTGGCCACTGGCCACTGATTTACCTATGAGCGACGACGAACTCATCTGGCGAATCGCAGGCGGTTCCGGAGACGGGATCGACTCGACGAGTCAGAATTTCGCGAAGGCGCTGATGCGCTCGGGGCTCAACGTGTTTACACACCGCCACTATCCATCCCGGATCCGTGGTGGCCACACATACGTTGAGATCCGTGCCGCAGAACGGGAGGTACAGTCACGGGGAGACGGCTACAACTTCTTGCTCTCACTGGGCGACTCGTTCGCCCGGAACCCGCAGGAAGATGCCTTCTACGGGAACGAAGAGCTCAAGCCACTCTCAGAAAACCTCGATGAACTCCGCGAAGGCGGTATCATCGTTTACGACTCGGGTCTCATCAGCGACGAAGACGTTGCTGACCTCAACCTCGAGGAACGTGCCGAGGAGAACGGCTGGCACGTCTACCCGGTCGATCTGCGCGGCCTCGCCAAGGAACACGGCCGCGAAGTCATGCGAAACACCGCTGGTGTCGGTGTCACCGCAGCCCTGCTCGATCTCGATCTCGAGCACATCGAGGACCTGATGTCCGATGCAATGGGCGGCGACGTGCTCGAGGCAAACCTCGAGATTCTGCACGACGCCTACGAGATGACCGAGGAGGACTTCGAGTTCGAACACGACCTGCGCGCCCCAACGGGCGACCACGACGCCGAGCAGGCGCTGCTGTCGGGTTCGAACGCAATCGCCTACGGTGCCATCGACGCCGGCTGCCGATTCATCGCTGGCTATCCGATGACGCCGTGGACGGACGTCTTTACTATCCTCAGCCAGAACTTCCCCGACATGGGCGGAGTCTCTGAGCAGGTCGAAGACGAAATCGCCGCCGCTGCACTCGCAGTCGGTGCGAGCCACGCCGGTGTCAAGGCGATGTCCGGCTCCTCGGGTGGTGGATTCGCACTGATGAGCGAGCCACTCGGCCTCGCAGAGATGACCGAGACGCCGCTCGTGCTGGTCGAATCCATGCGCGCCGGTCCCTCGACCGGACTGCCGACCAAACCCGAGCAGTCCGACCTCGAGTTCGTGCTCTACACGAGTCAGGCAGACTCCCAGCGCGTCGTCTTCGCGCCGGGTAACATCGAAGAAGCCTACGAGCAGACGCGACTGGCCTTCGAGATCGCCTGGGACTACCAGATTCCAGCGATCCTCATCTACGACCAGAAGCTCTCCGGTGAGAACAAAAACGTCGATGTCGAATTCTTCGACCGCGAGGTCTCGCCTGACCTCGGCTCGACGCTCACCGAAGACGAACTTCGCGAGGCAGCCCACGACAACTCCGGGAAGTTCAAGCGCTTCAATTACGAGGACGCCGAAGACGGCGTCTCGCCGCGTTCGATCCCCGGCCAGAAAGATGGGCGCTACCTTGCGACGGGTAACGAACACTCGCCAGTCGGTCACATCAACGAGGACCCCGACAACCGCGTCGCCCAGATG
The Natronolimnobius sp. AArcel1 genome window above contains:
- a CDS encoding PHP domain-containing protein; translated protein: MKCFHAHSNYSDGEFLFRMARAAADAGLEGLGFADHCNVASRESPQQERQLLGFNLDLTYERRRQALNELREQSSIEIYDAVEMDYVPHDEPAIRAFLEEANFDYTLGSVHQVDEQNVQDVSNFTALSADERDEIVTQYFDNLVALVESELFDVAAHVDLLERTPPLRGRSKIEQYHHVAEAFANSRTVPEINAGRALTDAAIVHPDPSFLEILQEYDVSVTVGTDSHEPAEIGKRAAFLEDFVAETDLEVVEPPSLD
- a CDS encoding OsmC family protein, with product MSRLLRMAALEPGAAQGTLLEWLVSEGESVAAADTIATAETAAETGPVIAPTDGVLREQFIPAGASVPPGTPIGIIAGPDEVIDDRVASAQDSLEQSHADTRHSTAMPHRTVTASTDSGLSGRLEAGPFAWRYDEPADYGGTETGPTPVDVFLGGLAACLSLSVRFQAEKRDVAVDAISVTAAATPDHGPVESLEATIRLETDADDDTVGHLVEIAERGCHVSQLLSEEVAPTVSWERY
- a CDS encoding 2-oxoacid:acceptor oxidoreductase subunit alpha, which encodes MSDDELIWRIAGGSGDGIDSTSQNFAKALMRSGLNVFTHRHYPSRIRGGHTYVEIRAAEREVQSRGDGYNFLLSLGDSFARNPQEDAFYGNEELKPLSENLDELREGGIIVYDSGLISDEDVADLNLEERAEENGWHVYPVDLRGLAKEHGREVMRNTAGVGVTAALLDLDLEHIEDLMSDAMGGDVLEANLEILHDAYEMTEEDFEFEHDLRAPTGDHDAEQALLSGSNAIAYGAIDAGCRFIAGYPMTPWTDVFTILSQNFPDMGGVSEQVEDEIAAAALAVGASHAGVKAMSGSSGGGFALMSEPLGLAEMTETPLVLVESMRAGPSTGLPTKPEQSDLEFVLYTSQADSQRVVFAPGNIEEAYEQTRLAFEIAWDYQIPAILIYDQKLSGENKNVDVEFFDREVSPDLGSTLTEDELREAAHDNSGKFKRFNYEDAEDGVSPRSIPGQKDGRYLATGNEHSPVGHINEDPDNRVAQMERRLEKLEAIRTELDEERESTQTYFGPDEADYGIITWGSSQGAVEEAIDRLNDDGHSVKGISVSDMMPFPETEVTEFLESVDEAMVVEMNATGQFRGLIQKELGRYGDKMTSLLKFNGNPFEPGEVVEGYEVNVAEEDQQPDAQVRIEPAAGD